In one window of Magnetococcus sp. PR-3 DNA:
- a CDS encoding response regulator — translation MAKTIMTVDDSSSVRQMVSITLKSAGYTVVEGVDGQDALTKLKASPVDMVITDLNMPNMDGITLIRNLRALPAFKFTPIVMLTTESQASRKQEGKSAGATGWIVKPFKPDQLLTVIKKVLR, via the coding sequence ATGGCCAAAACGATTATGACGGTGGATGATTCATCCAGCGTCCGACAGATGGTAAGCATCACCCTTAAAAGTGCCGGCTACACCGTCGTTGAAGGGGTGGATGGGCAAGATGCGCTCACAAAGCTTAAGGCATCACCGGTGGACATGGTCATCACCGACCTAAACATGCCCAATATGGATGGCATCACCCTTATTCGTAATTTACGGGCACTACCCGCCTTTAAATTCACCCCCATTGTGATGCTTACAACTGAATCTCAAGCCAGCCGTAAACAAGAAGGCAAATCGGCAGGGGCAACAGGATGGATTGTCAAACCATTCAAGCCAGATCAGTTATTGACGGTAATTAAAAAAGTATTGCGTTAA
- a CDS encoding 6-pyruvoyl trahydropterin synthase family protein, producing MKIARMFKFESAHRLPYHDGKCQRLHGHSYRLEMIFSGTVRPPQESDPQSGFVADFGIVNDLVKDELIDPYLDHRDLNESIPNIPYTSAEYMSAWIVGWCMRELEGRPELGDLKIERVRLWETINAWAEADRKDAQGMNFHV from the coding sequence ATGAAGATTGCCCGAATGTTCAAATTTGAATCCGCCCATCGGCTGCCCTATCACGATGGCAAGTGCCAACGCCTGCATGGGCACTCCTATCGTTTAGAAATGATCTTCTCTGGCACGGTGCGCCCCCCTCAGGAGAGCGACCCCCAATCCGGCTTTGTTGCGGACTTTGGTATTGTTAATGATCTGGTTAAAGATGAGCTGATTGACCCCTACCTAGACCATCGGGATCTCAACGAATCGATCCCCAACATCCCTTACACATCCGCAGAGTATATGTCTGCCTGGATTGTGGGTTGGTGCATGCGTGAGCTAGAAGGCCGCCCTGAGTTGGGGGATCTAAAAATTGAACGTGTGCGTTTGTGGGAAACCATTAATGCATGGGCTGAAGCGGATAGAAAAGATGCACAAGGGATGAATTTTCATGTCTAA
- the rimI gene encoding ribosomal protein S18-alanine N-acetyltransferase produces MMHLTPMLASHCVALAELDYHISPKPWTEGMFAEELREQSVALVGWLEQRLVGFAIARAQYESWHVMTLGVEPEQRRHGYGLILMEGLIQGVGRRAGDRLELEVRASNGAAIGLYEKLGFIHQGVRPRYYPLGHHGREDAVLMMLTLKPDSSDDI; encoded by the coding sequence ATGATGCATCTGACACCCATGCTGGCTAGCCACTGTGTTGCTTTGGCAGAGTTGGATTATCATATCTCGCCCAAGCCTTGGACAGAGGGTATGTTTGCAGAGGAGCTGCGCGAACAGAGTGTGGCTCTGGTGGGGTGGCTTGAACAACGGCTGGTGGGTTTTGCCATTGCCCGAGCCCAATATGAGAGTTGGCATGTCATGACCTTGGGCGTCGAGCCGGAACAACGTCGCCATGGTTATGGTCTGATATTGATGGAAGGGTTAATCCAGGGCGTTGGTCGTCGCGCAGGTGATCGGTTGGAGCTGGAGGTACGGGCTTCTAACGGAGCGGCCATTGGGTTATATGAGAAGCTGGGTTTTATCCACCAGGGGGTGCGACCTCGTTATTACCCACTGGGTCACCATGGCCGGGAAGATGCTGTCTTGATGATGCTGACATTGAAGCCGGATAGCTCGGATGATATTTGA
- a CDS encoding thioredoxin family protein: MPRPQAILLMGPGCPHCSTMLTALSELLETGELAKLEVFNVQRFPEEAATRGVRSVPWLSLGPFVFTGALTLAELRHWLAQRREPKGMALYFDHLFSSGQRQLVETIVRNQPKHLSAFVDLLGDDKVGINTRLGVGVVLEELQGSGISQVLTEGLCKLTEHKDPRIRGDACHYLPLTGDRTAIPYLEARLDDDNGDVREIAREALDELDDQSGGSLTVH, from the coding sequence ATGCCAAGACCACAGGCGATTTTACTCATGGGGCCAGGATGCCCCCACTGCAGCACCATGCTTACAGCACTCTCTGAGCTATTAGAGACCGGTGAGCTGGCCAAGCTGGAGGTGTTCAATGTACAGCGGTTTCCAGAAGAAGCGGCCACCCGTGGTGTGCGTTCGGTACCATGGCTAAGCCTTGGGCCGTTTGTTTTTACGGGGGCATTGACCCTTGCAGAGTTGAGACACTGGTTGGCGCAGCGACGTGAACCTAAAGGTATGGCGCTCTATTTTGACCATCTGTTCTCTTCAGGTCAGCGCCAGTTGGTGGAGACCATTGTACGTAATCAACCCAAGCATCTCTCGGCATTTGTGGATCTTTTGGGGGACGATAAAGTGGGTATAAACACCCGCCTGGGGGTCGGGGTGGTTCTAGAGGAGTTGCAGGGTTCAGGTATTTCCCAGGTTCTGACCGAGGGGTTGTGCAAGTTGACCGAGCATAAAGACCCCCGCATTCGTGGTGATGCTTGCCACTACCTCCCTTTAACCGGGGACCGTACCGCCATTCCTTACCTGGAAGCTCGACTGGATGATGATAACGGTGATGTTCGAGAGATTGCTCGTGAAGCGCTGGATGAGTTGGATGATCAATCCGGTGGTTCCCTAACGGTGCATTAA
- a CDS encoding thiamine phosphate synthase, with amino-acid sequence MRPTAPRLLVITDTTACPVWEKWIPAAIAGGAQHILWREKTLSDHDYLHQAQSLWALITPLGAKLLLHNRPHLLPHVAAAGVHMSDGGESLAPIRAQIGEHLLLGRSCHTLQGASQSFKQGADYITLSPLFATLSHPGAPHLGPETFAKWVQQLSGPVLALGGINVDNAHQAYLAGAHGVALIREVCTSSDPKAAVEHLLNHEKRTKA; translated from the coding sequence ATGCGTCCAACCGCGCCTCGCCTGCTTGTGATTACAGATACCACCGCTTGCCCGGTTTGGGAAAAGTGGATACCCGCCGCCATTGCGGGAGGCGCACAGCACATTTTATGGCGTGAAAAAACGCTCTCTGATCACGATTATCTTCACCAAGCACAATCCTTATGGGCGCTTATCACCCCATTGGGGGCCAAACTATTGCTGCATAACCGCCCACATTTATTGCCCCATGTCGCAGCTGCGGGGGTACATATGAGCGATGGGGGGGAATCTTTAGCTCCCATTCGGGCTCAAATAGGTGAACATTTACTCCTTGGGCGCTCTTGCCACACGCTTCAGGGTGCATCCCAGAGCTTTAAGCAAGGGGCCGACTATATAACCTTATCCCCTCTGTTTGCGACGCTTAGCCATCCAGGGGCCCCCCATTTAGGCCCGGAGACCTTTGCCAAGTGGGTACAGCAACTCTCTGGGCCAGTCCTAGCCTTAGGGGGAATAAATGTTGATAATGCCCATCAAGCCTATTTGGCAGGGGCACATGGCGTTGCACTGATACGGGAAGTCTGCACCTCCAGCGATCCCAAGGCTGCGGTTGAACATCTGTTAAATCATGAAAAGCGTACAAAAGCTTAG
- a CDS encoding CBS domain-containing protein — translation MRVEDVMTGEVRTANREDDLKNVASVICALKVSGLPVVDEINRLVGIISEKDILNALLPSYSEYLADPVKGRDFEAMEATYPKVMEKKVDEIMTSSVFTCSPEDPVLDAASRMTSHHFRRLPVVDEKNVLVGIVSLSDIHQSIFKQTFAL, via the coding sequence ATGCGTGTAGAAGATGTGATGACGGGTGAAGTGCGGACGGCAAATCGCGAAGATGATCTGAAAAATGTGGCGAGTGTTATCTGTGCGCTCAAAGTGAGCGGCTTGCCCGTTGTGGATGAGATAAACCGGTTGGTGGGTATTATCTCTGAGAAAGATATTCTCAATGCGTTGCTGCCCAGCTATTCGGAATATTTGGCTGATCCTGTCAAAGGGCGGGATTTTGAAGCGATGGAAGCAACCTATCCTAAGGTTATGGAAAAAAAGGTGGATGAGATTATGACCTCATCGGTCTTTACCTGTAGCCCAGAAGACCCTGTGTTGGATGCTGCTTCTCGGATGACCTCCCACCATTTTCGTCGGTTACCGGTGGTGGATGAAAAAAATGTGTTGGTGGGTATTGTCAGTCTTAGTGATATTCATCAATCCATTTTTAAACAGACATTTGCACTATAA
- a CDS encoding STAS domain-containing protein, whose protein sequence is MFQLSADGANATLTLDGDLTIQQAAELKESCVNAVQNSENLALNISGVTRVDLAGIQLICAMHRALVDGGKHLTIQGEVPEAFRETVRIAGFQACVASDQTQLWNAGE, encoded by the coding sequence ATGTTTCAACTCAGTGCCGATGGTGCCAACGCCACCCTGACTTTGGACGGCGATTTAACCATTCAACAGGCAGCCGAGCTGAAGGAAAGCTGTGTCAATGCTGTGCAAAACAGTGAAAACCTAGCCCTTAACATAAGCGGGGTCACCCGTGTGGATCTGGCTGGAATACAACTGATTTGCGCCATGCATCGTGCTCTGGTTGATGGTGGTAAGCACCTGACCATTCAAGGAGAGGTACCCGAGGCTTTTCGTGAAACCGTCCGTATTGCCGGTTTCCAAGCATGCGTGGCCTCGGATCAAACCCAATTGTGGAATGCGGGAGAGTAA
- a CDS encoding 7-carboxy-7-deazaguanine synthase QueE, whose amino-acid sequence MSKTYAICEIFHSVQGEATHTGLPMVFIRFSGCPLQCSWCDEPLHRQPTKAEHLTLEQIRARILEIAPNTPNILLTGGEPLIADELDTLVEYFKEQEYWIAMETCGEGGEIPAEVDWVTLSPKNPLPQTVYERADEIKFVIGPDAGDTEKQQLSSCQHPNFWLQPRALPSGPDPRAVDLCYRWALESGGTWRLSLQTHKYIGVD is encoded by the coding sequence ATGTCTAAAACCTATGCCATTTGTGAAATTTTTCACTCTGTCCAAGGTGAGGCCACCCATACAGGCCTACCCATGGTCTTCATTCGTTTCTCTGGCTGCCCCTTGCAATGTTCATGGTGTGATGAGCCCTTACATCGCCAACCAACCAAGGCCGAACATCTGACCTTAGAACAGATCCGTGCCCGTATTTTAGAAATAGCCCCGAACACCCCCAATATTCTTCTAACCGGCGGGGAACCCTTAATTGCCGACGAGCTCGACACCCTGGTTGAGTACTTTAAAGAACAGGAATATTGGATTGCCATGGAAACATGTGGCGAGGGGGGGGAGATCCCTGCTGAAGTTGATTGGGTGACACTATCCCCCAAAAACCCCCTGCCACAGACAGTCTATGAGCGCGCCGACGAGATTAAATTTGTGATCGGACCGGATGCCGGAGACACTGAAAAACAACAACTCAGCAGTTGCCAACACCCCAATTTTTGGCTGCAACCCCGCGCCCTGCCCTCAGGCCCAGATCCACGCGCTGTAGATTTATGCTACCGGTGGGCATTGGAAAGTGGCGGAACATGGCGCTTATCTCTGCAGACCCATAAATATATTGGGGTTGATTAA
- a CDS encoding ATP-dependent DNA helicase, translating to MDEIESWTQTLFGPESALAQSLENYEPRGAQVRMAELIARTVQEEGLLMVEAGTGTGKTLAYMLPLLAMGKRVVVSTATKALQDQILEKDLPLLRQVVGTRFSATLLKGRANYLCLHRFKQMRANSQMLRSEAREWLDVISDWSAFTVQGDRDELTNLPEKLDIWPELSTNGDDCLGQECPDLQECYLFKARARAKESQLVVVNHHLFFADLAVREGGFGEILPDYQVVVFDEAHQIPDVVTRFFGLEVSNYQMLELARDCRREMDMVGMDDPDLLHHLTVVEESAAVLRTAFPIENSRDALAPEHLEQEAGRALVRCEQTLHKLAELLEPHLERSAGLGSCGRRLEKLLIASGTIRTLDDPERIYWYETRNRGVFLQASPLNVGQTMREMLYPRVQCAIFTSATLSTGKGEKGFSYFMSQLGLDPEIATCEQLPPVFDYPRQARLYLPRRLPEPNAPGFANMFIEELVDLIQASRGRALCLFTSYRMMGQVEKVLARRIPYPVYVQGERPKRALLEMFKTQENSVLLGTSTFWEGVDIPGAALSMVVIDRLPFTPPDDPISAARNRFCESQGGNPFMQLSVPQAILTLKQGAGRLLRRATDRGVIAVLDARISRRGYGKRFVAGLPPATCIYDLEAVQQFFAQEQDVVLEELP from the coding sequence ATGGACGAAATTGAAAGTTGGACACAAACCCTGTTTGGTCCCGAAAGTGCCCTGGCTCAGAGCCTGGAGAATTATGAACCCCGTGGCGCCCAGGTCCGTATGGCAGAGCTCATTGCCCGAACGGTGCAGGAGGAGGGGTTGCTCATGGTCGAGGCCGGTACCGGTACCGGTAAAACCTTAGCCTATATGCTGCCTTTGTTGGCCATGGGTAAAAGGGTGGTGGTCTCCACCGCAACCAAAGCGTTGCAGGATCAAATTTTAGAAAAAGATCTACCGCTTTTACGGCAAGTGGTAGGGACCCGTTTTAGTGCCACCTTATTAAAAGGTCGTGCAAACTATTTGTGCTTACACCGTTTTAAGCAGATGCGGGCCAATAGCCAAATGCTGCGTAGTGAAGCCCGTGAGTGGTTGGATGTTATTTCAGACTGGTCGGCTTTTACGGTGCAAGGGGATCGTGATGAGTTAACCAACCTCCCAGAAAAACTGGATATCTGGCCAGAGCTTTCGACCAATGGCGATGATTGCTTAGGGCAGGAGTGCCCTGATCTGCAGGAGTGCTACCTGTTTAAAGCCCGCGCCCGGGCCAAAGAGTCACAATTGGTGGTGGTTAACCACCATCTGTTTTTTGCAGACTTGGCGGTTAGGGAGGGGGGCTTTGGTGAGATTTTACCGGATTATCAGGTGGTGGTATTTGATGAAGCCCACCAAATTCCTGATGTAGTCACCCGTTTTTTTGGGTTGGAGGTCAGTAATTATCAAATGTTGGAACTGGCTCGGGATTGCCGCCGAGAGATGGATATGGTGGGGATGGATGATCCTGACCTGTTGCATCATCTTACGGTGGTCGAGGAGAGCGCGGCTGTTCTACGGACCGCTTTTCCGATAGAAAATAGTCGGGATGCCCTGGCGCCTGAGCATCTGGAACAAGAGGCGGGCCGAGCTTTGGTGCGCTGTGAACAGACCCTGCATAAATTGGCAGAGCTGCTTGAACCTCACCTAGAACGTAGTGCTGGCCTGGGCAGTTGTGGCCGACGTTTGGAAAAACTGCTGATTGCATCCGGCACCATCCGTACCTTGGATGACCCCGAACGTATCTACTGGTATGAGACACGGAACCGTGGGGTGTTTTTACAAGCCTCTCCCCTCAACGTGGGGCAGACCATGCGTGAGATGCTCTATCCACGGGTGCAGTGTGCGATCTTTACCTCGGCCACACTCTCGACAGGTAAGGGGGAAAAAGGGTTTAGCTATTTTATGAGCCAATTGGGGCTAGACCCGGAAATTGCGACCTGCGAGCAGCTACCCCCGGTCTTTGATTATCCCCGTCAGGCACGTCTCTACCTACCCCGGCGTTTGCCCGAACCCAATGCACCGGGTTTTGCCAATATGTTTATTGAAGAGCTGGTAGATCTTATTCAAGCCAGCCGTGGTCGTGCGCTCTGTCTGTTTACCAGCTATCGTATGATGGGCCAGGTGGAAAAAGTGTTAGCCCGTCGCATACCCTACCCGGTGTATGTGCAGGGCGAACGTCCCAAACGGGCCTTGTTGGAGATGTTTAAAACCCAAGAAAACTCCGTGTTATTAGGAACCAGCACCTTCTGGGAAGGGGTAGATATTCCGGGGGCTGCGCTCTCTATGGTGGTGATCGACCGTTTACCTTTTACCCCACCAGATGATCCCATAAGTGCCGCGCGTAATCGGTTTTGTGAAAGTCAGGGTGGTAACCCTTTTATGCAACTGTCTGTGCCTCAGGCGATTCTAACCTTAAAACAAGGGGCGGGGCGTTTGTTGCGCCGTGCGACAGATCGGGGGGTGATTGCTGTGTTGGATGCACGTATAAGCCGCCGTGGTTATGGTAAACGTTTTGTTGCAGGTCTACCGCCCGCAACCTGTATTTATGACCTTGAAGCGGTACAACAGTTTTTTGCCCAAGAACAGGATGTTGTGCTGGAAGAGTTGCCATGA